From Sporolactobacillus pectinivorans:
GATTTTAAATAAATATATTAATTATTACTTACGATAACCTACACCTTAGATATAAACAAAATTAAATATGTATTGGTGTGGTCTTTTTTATATTTGTTGGGTTACATAATGGCAGTATCCTTATAAGGAGGAAGTTGTATGTTCAGAAAGAGGCAGGACGTGTTCGATCCATCAATATATCGAAAAGTTTTTTCTTTCCCAAAGCTTCAAAAAACGACAGTTGCTATTGATGACAACTTCGTCCACATTTTCCGTAAGGGAGCTAATGCTGCGCTAACGGTTGGGCTGAGTGGAGAGAAATCAATTCCCATTTCGAGCATCACCAGTGTTCAGTTGAAAAATCCCGGGACTATGACCAGTGGATATGTCCAATTCGGAGTTCTGGGCGGACTTGAAAATCAAGGAATTATGAATGCCGTCCGAGATGAAAACTCGGTTATCTTTGCGAAGAAGGAATTAGACCAGGCTATTGATTTGAAGCGATACGTTGAACAGCTGATCGCCAATAAAAACAGTGACTCTACAACCATCGATGTTGCTGACCAGATTAGAAAATTTGCTGAGCTTCATGACCAAGGAATTTTGACTGATGAAGAATTTGATGCCAAGAAAAAACAGTTACTAGGACTATAAATTTTTTTGACAAATCTATAGTTCTTTAATAATAGATAAATAGCTTCATAACCGGAGAGAAGAAAGAATCCCACTATCTTGGATGAGCATCCTCCCTTCTCCTACTCATTTGGTGTTTTGCCCACAGGGCTAGATATAAAAATTTTATGGGGGAAGTCATTATGAAAAAGATTCTAAGGATCTTTACCGTACTCGCTCTATCACTGGGCATTTTGTCTAGCGTTACCTTCACACCTCAAGGGATCGCCACAGCTCCTCAGAATGTCGCTTATGCGAAATCTTATCCAATTCAAATTGTTAGCTCTCATTTAAATGTTCACCGTGGTAATCCTGCTTCAATTACCATTAAAGGAAAGCCTCATGCACTTGGCACCATCAGGGTGGTTTACAAGTCTGGTCCTAGTAAAGCTCGTGGATTGAACAATAAAATTTCAAATAGTAAAGGATATGTTACCTGGACATGGCTTGTTGGAGGTAATACGACGAAAAAGACTTATACTTTCTATGTTTCTCTTGGTGGATATACAAAAGCAGTTAAATTATATGTCCACTGATCGGACAAGCCCCTCATTGGGGGCATACATAGGGGATGAAAAAAATGGGACTGAGATTCCGAAAGAGTTTCAAAATTGCTCCTGGCGTTAAGCTTAATTTGAATAAGAAAAGTGTCGGCATGACTTTTGGTACAAAAGGTGCTCACTATACCATTAATTCCAAGGGTACGCGTACAAAGAGCGTTGGTATTCCAGGTACCGGTCTGTCCTATGTCGATGTTAAAAACCCGGAAAGGAGAAGCTCTATTCCACAAGGCGAAGGACAAGGACCAACGAGAACAAGCAATGGCCATGGGCGCGGATTTGGGTGCTTAAGTTTTATTCTTATCATTTTAGCCATAGCTTCCATTGTAAATTTATTTACTGGACATTTTAGTGCGGTCTTCGG
This genomic window contains:
- a CDS encoding SHOCT domain-containing protein translates to MFRKRQDVFDPSIYRKVFSFPKLQKTTVAIDDNFVHIFRKGANAALTVGLSGEKSIPISSITSVQLKNPGTMTSGYVQFGVLGGLENQGIMNAVRDENSVIFAKKELDQAIDLKRYVEQLIANKNSDSTTIDVADQIRKFAELHDQGILTDEEFDAKKKQLLGL